Proteins co-encoded in one Haloarcula pelagica genomic window:
- a CDS encoding type II/IV secretion system ATPase subunit produces the protein MDGPEPDRNPSDTADWATRIDDEADVLPPDDDSPDAGRDQPDEAVEQFDPVTEPPPDPQRTVVEDLTAYFEAYDGDFAPAPSLSFLESEFFDFDYREGVEEIDRYWVDEPFAYVAILDDGGDIGYHVVEPTLSEFERYVREDIMVDLRDVLMHVRPDESDRKERLTGELDTLLSRYAREAKPGSLHKIRYYIERDLLGYDRITPLLADRNLEDISCDGTDVPVYVYHREYRDMRTNVSFSADRLNSLVVRLAQRSDKHISVADPMVDASLPNGSRIQLTLGTEVSSRGSNFTIRQFSDVPLTPIDLIQFGTFSVETMTYFWMAIQNNLSLLFAGGTASGKTTSLNAISMFIPEKNKVISIEDTREITLPHENWIQSVTREGQASGSGDIGMYKLLQAALRQRPEYLLVGEIRTERQVALAFFQAMATGHAAYTTMHADSTETVLSRLQNPPLSVPEQMVRELDIAAIQQQLFVGDRRVRRNVGISELERGDEGSTGVRDIYEWNPATDGFEGAQRSKKLREIMYRNGWDEQRLQLELSRRERLLRYMVERDIADYESFQAIVWEYDRNPEDVIELLDRGRLEQLI, from the coding sequence ATGGACGGTCCGGAGCCCGACCGAAACCCGTCGGACACCGCCGATTGGGCCACCCGCATCGACGACGAGGCCGACGTACTCCCGCCGGACGACGACTCGCCGGACGCGGGCCGTGACCAGCCTGACGAGGCGGTCGAGCAGTTCGATCCGGTCACGGAGCCGCCGCCAGACCCGCAACGCACGGTCGTCGAGGACCTGACGGCCTACTTCGAGGCGTACGACGGCGATTTCGCCCCCGCCCCGTCGCTCTCGTTCCTGGAATCGGAGTTCTTCGATTTCGACTATCGTGAAGGGGTCGAGGAGATCGACCGGTACTGGGTGGACGAACCCTTCGCCTACGTCGCGATCCTCGACGACGGCGGCGACATCGGGTATCACGTCGTCGAACCGACGCTCTCGGAGTTCGAGCGGTACGTTCGCGAGGATATCATGGTCGACCTCCGTGACGTGTTGATGCACGTCCGCCCCGACGAGAGCGACCGGAAGGAACGGCTGACGGGGGAGCTGGATACGCTGTTGAGCCGGTACGCACGGGAGGCAAAACCCGGCTCACTGCACAAGATCCGGTACTACATCGAGCGGGACCTGCTGGGCTACGACCGGATCACCCCCCTGCTGGCCGACCGGAACCTCGAAGACATCTCGTGTGACGGGACGGACGTGCCGGTGTACGTCTACCACCGGGAGTACCGCGATATGCGGACGAACGTCTCGTTCTCGGCCGACCGGCTGAACTCGCTCGTGGTCCGACTGGCCCAGCGGTCGGACAAACACATCTCCGTGGCCGACCCGATGGTCGACGCCAGCCTCCCCAACGGCTCGCGCATCCAGTTGACCCTGGGGACGGAGGTCAGCTCCCGGGGGTCGAACTTCACGATCCGGCAGTTCTCGGACGTGCCGCTGACGCCGATCGATCTGATCCAGTTCGGGACCTTCTCGGTCGAGACGATGACGTACTTCTGGATGGCGATCCAGAACAACCTCTCGCTTTTGTTCGCCGGCGGGACGGCCTCCGGGAAGACGACCTCGCTGAACGCCATCTCGATGTTCATCCCCGAGAAGAACAAGGTCATCTCGATCGAGGACACCCGCGAGATCACGCTCCCCCACGAGAACTGGATCCAGAGCGTCACCCGGGAGGGCCAGGCCTCCGGTAGCGGCGACATCGGGATGTACAAACTGCTCCAGGCCGCCTTGCGCCAGCGCCCGGAGTACCTGCTTGTCGGCGAGATCCGGACCGAACGACAGGTGGCGCTCGCTTTCTTCCAGGCGATGGCGACCGGCCACGCCGCCTACACCACCATGCACGCCGATTCGACGGAGACTGTCCTCTCACGCTTGCAGAACCCACCGCTGTCGGTCCCCGAACAGATGGTGCGGGAGCTGGATATCGCGGCGATCCAGCAGCAACTGTTCGTCGGGGACCGCCGTGTGCGGCGCAACGTCGGCATCTCGGAACTCGAACGGGGCGACGAGGGGTCGACGGGCGTCCGTGACATCTACGAGTGGAACCCCGCGACCGACGGCTTCGAGGGGGCACAGCGGTCCAAGAAGCTCCGGGAGATCATGTACCGGAACGGCTGGGACGAACAGCGCCTCCAGTTGGAACTCTCGCGACGGGAGCGACTGCTGCGATACATGGTCGAGCGGGACATCGCCGACTACGAGTCCTTCCAGGCGATCGTCTGGGAGTACGACCGGAACCCCGAGGACGTGATCGAACTGCTGGACCGGGGCCGCCTGGAGCAACTGATCTGA
- a CDS encoding type II secretion system F family protein, which produces MLRRLAEDEETYGEVAREAALVTNQMDYLGRDFLQALREASEVTPSPLLSDFFSDLLSIVESGGSVDSFLADQREDAIQDARSVQAEYLERVELFAEVYVTLLIAGPLFVLILLMVIGITGTSTLREVNAIVYVGIPLGSTLAILVLDQLGAPFRQRTLAATEPILEPPTVPDDQAAKAYAKRKRRAQLLDTLTHPWRLFLDRPPHVLTLSVPLAAAVVGALVAGDLASVGLSALFDTPLRTTVLLIVVPLFVALVPLAAFQELRQRRLDTIRRRFPNVLSSWASANRMGLRPSEALRLASERADTALSAEMRRVNDETEWFDDLRGALLRLARRSRTRIVTRTLRLIVEADEASGNLDETLSVAAEDARMQRELERARTRELSSYVVAALVSFFVYLAILLLINEFYFEQAVAVGQQATTDAELPVSLQSIDTAGFKLAFIHSSLVQALFIGLVAGKLSSGRVLAGLKYSLGLMIVTVVAFGVV; this is translated from the coding sequence ATCCTCCGCCGACTCGCCGAGGACGAGGAGACCTACGGCGAGGTCGCCCGGGAGGCCGCGCTCGTGACGAACCAGATGGACTACCTCGGCAGGGACTTCCTCCAGGCGCTCCGGGAGGCCAGCGAGGTGACGCCGTCGCCCCTGCTCAGTGACTTCTTCAGCGACTTGCTGAGTATCGTCGAGTCCGGGGGATCGGTCGACTCGTTCCTCGCGGATCAGCGCGAGGACGCTATACAGGACGCGCGCTCGGTGCAGGCGGAGTATCTGGAACGGGTCGAACTGTTCGCGGAGGTGTACGTCACACTGTTGATCGCCGGCCCGCTGTTCGTCCTCATCCTGCTGATGGTCATCGGAATCACCGGTACGTCGACGCTGCGGGAGGTAAACGCCATCGTCTACGTCGGTATCCCGCTGGGGTCGACGCTGGCGATCCTCGTCCTCGACCAGTTGGGCGCGCCGTTCCGGCAGCGCACGCTCGCGGCCACCGAGCCGATCCTGGAGCCGCCGACCGTTCCGGACGACCAGGCCGCGAAGGCCTACGCGAAGCGGAAACGTCGGGCGCAGTTGCTCGACACGCTCACCCATCCGTGGCGGCTGTTCCTCGACCGGCCGCCTCACGTCCTCACGTTGTCGGTCCCGCTCGCCGCCGCGGTGGTCGGTGCCCTCGTCGCCGGTGACCTCGCCTCGGTCGGCCTGTCGGCGCTATTCGACACGCCGCTGCGAACGACGGTTCTGCTGATCGTCGTGCCGCTGTTCGTCGCGCTCGTCCCGCTGGCAGCGTTCCAGGAACTCCGGCAGCGACGCCTCGATACGATCCGGCGCCGGTTCCCGAACGTCCTCTCGTCGTGGGCCAGTGCCAACCGGATGGGGTTGCGGCCCTCGGAGGCACTCCGTCTGGCGAGCGAGCGGGCCGACACGGCCCTCTCGGCGGAGATGCGCCGGGTGAACGATGAGACGGAGTGGTTCGACGACCTCCGTGGGGCGCTGTTACGTCTCGCTCGCCGGTCCCGGACCAGGATCGTCACGCGGACGCTACGGCTCATCGTCGAGGCCGACGAAGCCAGCGGGAACCTCGACGAGACACTGTCGGTCGCCGCCGAGGACGCTCGGATGCAGCGCGAACTCGAACGGGCGCGGACCCGGGAGCTATCCTCGTACGTCGTCGCCGCGCTCGTCTCCTTTTTCGTCTATCTGGCCATCCTCCTGTTGATCAACGAGTTCTACTTCGAGCAGGCGGTCGCGGTGGGCCAGCAGGCGACTACGGACGCGGAACTGCCGGTGAGTCTCCAGTCGATCGACACGGCAGGGTTCAAACTCGCCTTCATCCACTCGTCGCTGGTGCAGGCTCTGTTTATCGGGCTCGTGGCCGGAAAGCTATCGAGCGGGCGAGTCCTGGCGGGTCTCAAGTACAGTCTCGGACTGATGATCGTGACGGTCGTCGCGTTCGGGGTGGTCTGA